From Methanococcus maripaludis, the proteins below share one genomic window:
- a CDS encoding CGGC domain-containing protein, translating into MKTKYVVIIQCDMAKNRCSGMRCTNAFYEKTDAFKNYDNDTKYISFTCGGCSGKLVSSKLANFSNWLKKYEDIEKDEVKIHLSSCMSTDNSHYDRCPNIDYIKQIINKKGYKNILEGSIFSKKSEKLREEGIYKKYQ; encoded by the coding sequence ATGAAAACAAAATATGTAGTTATAATCCAGTGCGATATGGCTAAAAACCGGTGCAGTGGAATGAGATGCACGAATGCTTTTTATGAAAAAACTGATGCATTTAAAAATTACGATAATGATACGAAATATATTTCGTTTACCTGTGGTGGCTGTTCTGGTAAATTGGTAAGTTCTAAACTTGCAAATTTTTCAAATTGGCTTAAAAAATATGAGGATATTGAAAAAGATGAAGTTAAAATACATCTTTCATCCTGTATGTCCACAGATAACTCCCATTACGACAGGTGCCCGAATATTGACTATATAAAACAGATAATAAACAAAAAGGGGTACAAAAATATACTGGAAGGCAGTATTTTTAGTAAAAAATCTGAAAAACTGCGAGAAGAAGGAATTTATAAAAAATACCAATAA
- a CDS encoding nucleoside recognition domain-containing protein, which produces MNIFDFSILGNSLLSAALYTIKLSSVVLLTMFIMNCLINTGIMKKVSNFLYPFTKHLKMNQLSLYSILSCFFSPTVGYSILAEGYNDKKVNEKELIGSSLANSFPSIFSHTFTFFIPIAIPLLGMTGVIYILIRSGVAMVKTIIGLCYLALVSKNTVEYEPKNEEQKNIKKSMKKSFESTLRVSKRILPIMFVTMFIVIYFSNLGVFEVIKLIINPVTGYLNLDPSVGILILTDLINVQAAMVMGSGLLEKGVLSSKDVIIGLIFANVISLSTRYAKHSLPLHVSLFGPKLGTKIVMINASITFAIDILIIGAFLLLG; this is translated from the coding sequence GTGAACATTTTTGATTTTTCAATATTGGGCAATTCTCTATTAAGTGCGGCGCTGTATACAATAAAACTATCATCAGTGGTTCTTCTTACAATGTTTATCATGAACTGCCTGATAAATACTGGAATAATGAAAAAAGTAAGTAATTTTTTATATCCTTTTACAAAACATCTAAAAATGAATCAGCTTTCATTATATTCAATACTTTCATGTTTTTTTAGCCCTACTGTGGGCTATTCAATACTTGCTGAAGGATATAATGATAAAAAAGTCAACGAAAAAGAACTCATTGGAAGCTCCCTTGCAAATTCATTTCCCTCAATATTTTCACACACATTTACATTTTTTATACCAATTGCAATACCCCTACTCGGAATGACTGGCGTTATATATATTTTAATCCGGTCGGGGGTTGCAATGGTAAAAACAATTATTGGTTTATGTTATTTAGCGCTAGTCTCGAAAAATACGGTAGAATATGAACCAAAAAATGAAGAACAAAAGAATATTAAAAAAAGCATGAAAAAATCGTTTGAGAGTACTTTAAGGGTTTCAAAACGAATCCTTCCCATAATGTTTGTCACAATGTTTATTGTCATCTATTTCTCAAATTTAGGAGTTTTTGAAGTCATAAAACTGATTATAAATCCCGTTACAGGATATTTGAATCTTGATCCGAGTGTTGGAATTTTAATTCTCACAGATTTAATCAATGTTCAGGCAGCAATGGTAATGGGAAGTGGGCTTTTGGAAAAAGGGGTTTTGAGTTCAAAAGACGTGATAATTGGATTAATCTTTGCAAATGTTATATCACTTTCAACAAGATATGCAAAACACTCTCTTCCATTGCATGTTTCATTATTCGGGCCGAAATTGGGAACTAAAATCGTCATGATAAATGCAAGTATTACATTTGCCATCGATATATTAATAATCGGGGCGTTTTTATTGCTTGGCTGA
- a CDS encoding ABC transporter ATP-binding protein: MLKTENLTVGYNDYVVVENANLEIKEGEILCIIGPNGVGKSTLLKTIATYLKPKTGVVYLNAEKIHELKPKELAKEMAVVLTDRVNPGNMTGFDIIAIGRHPYTDLFGRLSDEDKLIVTNAAISVNAEHLLSKNFFEMSDGEKQKIMIARAIAQEPNVLILDEPTSFLDAKHKIELTLLLRKLATEKNLAIIVTLHDIELGLRIADKMALIKDHNIIAYGYPEEIMDKKTVNSLYDLKNANYSNLIGYFELKNEFNDKKNGNKKVFVNCGGGSGSGVLRYLVKNGYDITVGILQKNDIDYAVAESMELDIICEEAFCKISNEKLDEAFKELESADVFINTNYPVGDMNILNLNLVEQAQKLGKTVINYDGNIQCLKDI, encoded by the coding sequence TTGCTAAAAACAGAAAACTTAACTGTTGGATATAACGATTATGTGGTTGTTGAAAATGCAAATCTCGAAATAAAAGAGGGCGAAATATTATGCATAATCGGTCCAAACGGGGTTGGCAAATCAACACTTCTAAAAACTATTGCAACATATTTAAAGCCAAAAACAGGCGTAGTTTATTTAAACGCTGAAAAAATTCATGAATTAAAGCCAAAAGAACTTGCAAAAGAAATGGCAGTTGTATTAACTGATCGGGTTAATCCTGGAAATATGACTGGTTTTGATATAATTGCAATTGGAAGGCATCCATATACTGATCTTTTTGGCAGATTATCTGATGAAGATAAATTAATTGTTACAAATGCTGCAATATCAGTAAATGCTGAACATCTTCTTTCAAAAAATTTCTTTGAGATGAGTGATGGTGAAAAACAAAAAATTATGATTGCAAGAGCAATTGCACAAGAGCCAAATGTACTGATACTGGATGAACCGACCAGTTTTTTGGATGCAAAACATAAAATTGAGTTAACTCTTCTTTTAAGAAAACTGGCCACTGAAAAAAATCTTGCGATAATTGTAACTTTGCACGATATAGAATTGGGTTTAAGAATAGCGGATAAAATGGCACTCATTAAAGACCATAATATAATCGCTTATGGGTACCCTGAAGAGATAATGGATAAAAAAACAGTCAATTCGCTTTATGATTTGAAAAACGCCAATTATAGTAATTTAATTGGATATTTTGAGTTAAAAAATGAATTTAACGATAAAAAAAATGGAAATAAAAAAGTATTTGTAAACTGCGGGGGAGGAAGTGGTTCTGGAGTATTAAGATATTTGGTAAAAAATGGGTATGACATTACTGTTGGAATCTTGCAAAAAAACGACATTGACTATGCAGTAGCAGAATCTATGGAATTAGATATTATTTGCGAAGAAGCATTCTGTAAAATTTCAAATGAAAAATTGGATGAAGCATTTAAGGAACTAGAATCCGCAGATGTATTTATAAACACGAACTACCCTGTTGGCGACATGAATATTTTAAATTTAAATCTCGTGGAACAAGCTCAAAAATTGGGTAAAACAGTCATCAACTATGATGGAAATATTCAATGTTTAAAAGACATTTAG
- a CDS encoding vWA domain-containing protein: MEKKCFENHGGSKKVRVSEIGSKRGYPISYTAVSKPEHYEDIDIISTINSAILNQKPYKLLQSDFKVKIRKNRIPKLSVILLDSSGSMGISKRIGIAKGIVDRYADDSYVKREYISVISFRGREAIVLSPFTRKYNLIKAQLDSIKTGGKTPLSSALKAALNISKQFRNKNKKSSVEFILISDGKANVPIKKDIKYEIEELSKTIQKRKISFKIYDIRNKGVIDPSISYLDKISEITNAEMENI; this comes from the coding sequence ATGGAAAAAAAATGTTTTGAAAATCATGGTGGATCTAAAAAAGTAAGGGTATCTGAAATAGGCTCCAAAAGGGGGTACCCAATATCTTATACAGCAGTATCAAAACCCGAACACTACGAAGATATAGATATAATTTCCACAATAAACAGCGCAATTCTAAATCAGAAACCATACAAACTTTTACAAAGTGATTTCAAGGTAAAAATTCGAAAAAACAGGATTCCTAAACTTTCAGTAATCCTTCTTGATTCGAGCGGGAGTATGGGAATCTCCAAAAGAATCGGGATTGCCAAGGGAATCGTGGACCGTTACGCTGATGATTCCTACGTAAAAAGAGAATATATCTCAGTGATATCTTTTAGGGGGCGTGAAGCTATAGTATTGTCCCCATTTACAAGAAAATATAATTTAATTAAGGCTCAGTTGGACTCCATAAAAACAGGAGGTAAAACTCCACTTTCTTCAGCACTTAAAGCTGCATTAAACATTTCAAAACAGTTTAGGAATAAAAACAAAAAATCTTCAGTTGAATTTATACTGATAAGTGATGGAAAAGCGAATGTTCCCATTAAAAAAGACATAAAATACGAAATCGAAGAACTTTCAAAAACCATTCAAAAAAGGAAAATTTCATTTAAAATATATGATATCCGGAATAAAGGGGTAATCGATCCATCTATATCCTATTTGGACAAGATATCAGAAATTACGAATGCTGAAATGGAAAATATATAA
- a CDS encoding DUF432 domain-containing protein has product MFGYRPLIPEKFQIENQEIEIEEKDGLLKYTRGNTSKLIKKSSYSLKIVPRPAFGYGVHYLTINFKEPVIVPPKDTFRGYVESPCDIELKLGDMELDVIKLGKEKYTIYGTVDIGDISRYHLSEVYTKEPDSPCVTKFILSNGSNYWKTFEKLVFPIWETIMYYSEDKAYYPTIINITKNGTVELLNTAKTPKNGLIGTKNVTPVSNFLRRI; this is encoded by the coding sequence ATGTTTGGATATCGGCCATTAATCCCGGAAAAATTTCAAATTGAAAATCAGGAAATTGAAATTGAAGAAAAAGATGGATTATTAAAATACACTAGAGGAAACACCTCAAAACTAATAAAAAAATCGTCTTATTCTTTAAAAATTGTCCCACGTCCTGCATTTGGTTATGGGGTCCATTATTTAACAATTAATTTTAAAGAACCAGTTATAGTCCCCCCAAAAGACACATTTAGGGGGTACGTGGAATCCCCTTGTGATATCGAACTAAAATTAGGAGATATGGAGTTAGATGTAATCAAACTTGGAAAAGAGAAATATACAATTTATGGAACTGTCGATATAGGCGATATTTCAAGATACCATTTAAGCGAAGTATATACTAAAGAACCTGATTCACCTTGTGTTACCAAATTCATTCTTAGCAATGGTTCAAATTACTGGAAAACATTTGAAAAATTGGTTTTTCCAATCTGGGAAACCATAATGTACTATTCAGAAGATAAAGCATATTACCCGACAATTATTAATATTACAAAAAACGGAACCGTAGAATTATTAAATACTGCAAAAACGCCTAAAAATGGGCTAATCGGAACTAAAAATGTAACCCCTGTATCAAATTTCCTGAGGAGAATATAA
- a CDS encoding mechanosensitive ion channel family protein, with product MIPELLEYLQNSFFYGLSYYSGLKLILVVVIGLFVSYFIEKRVKKISETTKQTWILNEETAGLISTFVLAIFVVLALNVIESFVTYQLFGFDLKILTYSLLIIYFTYRISNRSKRYLLLKGSQEGKFAEYRLKATVFHYSAMIIAFGIVFQMLGLTSKLGTLLVAGGITGIILGFASQTVVANFISGIFLYFDKPLKIGDSVQIGTNSGIVNDIKMMSTRIRTWDGVLVRIPNEKVFNSEIVNNKKYPARRVDIVVGIAYKEDAQRAMDIISKILENMTYVLVEPEFQIFVNDLGNSSVDISVKAWTPSEKWYEVKMELVKNIKKEFDKEKVEIPFPQRTVWFPQDLKIKIEKETGEKSE from the coding sequence ATGATACCAGAACTGCTCGAATATTTACAGAACAGCTTTTTTTATGGTTTATCTTATTATTCAGGATTAAAATTAATTTTAGTAGTAGTTATCGGATTATTCGTTTCATATTTTATTGAAAAACGGGTTAAAAAAATATCTGAAACTACAAAACAGACGTGGATATTAAACGAGGAAACTGCAGGGTTAATTTCAACATTTGTACTTGCAATATTTGTAGTTCTTGCATTAAATGTTATAGAAAGTTTTGTAACATACCAACTATTTGGTTTTGACTTAAAAATTTTGACTTATTCACTGCTGATCATTTATTTCACATATCGAATTTCTAACCGTTCTAAGAGGTACCTGTTATTAAAAGGATCACAGGAAGGGAAATTTGCAGAATATAGGTTAAAAGCAACCGTATTTCATTATTCAGCGATGATTATCGCGTTTGGAATAGTTTTTCAGATGCTTGGACTTACTAGCAAGCTTGGAACGCTTCTTGTTGCAGGAGGAATTACGGGTATAATCTTAGGTTTTGCATCCCAAACCGTTGTTGCAAACTTTATATCAGGAATATTCCTTTATTTTGATAAACCGCTAAAAATTGGAGATTCCGTACAAATTGGAACGAATTCGGGAATTGTAAATGATATTAAAATGATGTCAACAAGGATTAGAACATGGGATGGAGTATTGGTCAGAATACCTAATGAAAAAGTCTTTAATTCCGAGATTGTGAACAACAAAAAATATCCTGCAAGACGTGTTGATATTGTAGTTGGAATTGCCTATAAAGAGGATGCACAGCGCGCAATGGACATTATATCAAAGATACTTGAAAATATGACTTATGTATTGGTTGAACCGGAGTTTCAGATTTTTGTAAATGATCTTGGAAACAGCAGTGTCGATATATCAGTAAAAGCTTGGACTCCGAGCGAAAAATGGTACGAAGTAAAAATGGAACTTGTAAAAAACATTAAAAAAGAATTCGATAAGGAAAAAGTAGAAATTCCATTCCCTCAAAGGACAGTCTGGTTCCCCCAGGATCTTAAAATTAAAATTGAAAAAGAAACCGGGGAAAAAAGTGAATAA
- a CDS encoding nucleotidyltransferase domain-containing protein, whose product MNALDKLYRAYYTKSENKLYFSELKELTGLSNSSLQNALKKLESEKQILKLKEKSNAYYILKNTKKTVFKFSEIDDERFWKLHRNVRAPILDFLENFPKEIDFMILFGSASRKKETEGSDIDLMVVIHSFEDPDLQKRYREEINQKLEYAKAKAECRSIYPLSIVAVEIDYFLNSNDHMVEQAKLTGFPVFGHQNYHEVILNVKR is encoded by the coding sequence ATGAATGCTTTAGACAAATTATACCGGGCATACTACACAAAAAGTGAAAATAAATTATATTTTAGCGAATTAAAAGAACTCACTGGACTTTCAAACAGTTCACTTCAAAATGCTTTGAAAAAATTAGAATCTGAAAAGCAGATTTTAAAGTTAAAAGAAAAATCAAACGCATATTACATTTTGAAAAATACTAAAAAAACAGTTTTTAAATTTTCAGAAATCGATGATGAGCGATTTTGGAAGTTACATAGAAATGTGAGAGCCCCGATATTGGATTTTTTAGAAAATTTCCCAAAAGAAATCGATTTTATGATTCTTTTTGGTTCCGCTTCAAGAAAAAAAGAAACAGAAGGCAGTGACATTGATTTGATGGTTGTAATTCATTCATTTGAAGATCCCGACTTACAAAAAAGATATCGAGAAGAAATAAACCAGAAACTCGAATACGCAAAGGCAAAAGCGGAATGCAGGTCGATATATCCATTAAGTATAGTCGCAGTTGAAATCGACTATTTTTTAAACTCCAATGACCATATGGTAGAACAGGCTAAATTAACCGGATTTCCAGTTTTTGGACACCAGAATTACCACGAGGTAATTTTAAATGTTAAACGTTGA
- a CDS encoding SulP family inorganic anion transporter yields MKINNNLNYENLKNDLFAGFTIAIVALPLAMAFAIASGVSPEKGLFTAIIAGLLISVFGGSKYQIGGPTGAFVVILYGIIATYGYEGLVIATLMAGVILIVMGLLKLGNIIKFIPYPVTMGFTSGIALIIFSTQVKDFFGLSITNVPATFLGQWITYATNIQLLNPYALFISILSLVILTKSKKVFSKIPSPIIAIIVGIVLVYTFNLPVETIESKFGQIPNSIPLPSLPELNFQKMELLFPSALSIAFLGAIESLMCAVVADGMTGYKHNSNKELVGQGIANIGSVLFGGIPATGALARTATNIKAGATSRLSGIIHSIMLFLFMLLLSPLILKIPLATLSAILVVVAWNMAEVKHFKSILFKSPKRDRIVLLVTFLLTIFVNLNTAIQIGMLLAVIVFMQRLIEVSEISNLKTVPQEEDPYSITLKDVPPCIEVYEINGPFFFGIADKFKSTLNVVAKRKPSAIILRMRNVPIIDSTGIKNLEEFIESSKIQNISLIISGADYKLRTKFEKYGLTDKIGNENICENIDLALVRAREIIKIKHPETGLCPK; encoded by the coding sequence ATGAAAATTAATAATAATTTAAATTATGAAAACCTGAAAAACGACTTATTTGCAGGGTTTACCATTGCAATAGTTGCACTGCCTCTTGCAATGGCTTTTGCAATAGCTTCAGGAGTTTCACCTGAAAAAGGTTTATTTACAGCAATAATCGCAGGTCTTCTAATTTCTGTTTTCGGGGGAAGTAAATATCAAATAGGGGGGCCTACGGGAGCTTTTGTAGTAATACTTTATGGAATCATAGCTACATACGGCTATGAAGGTCTTGTAATCGCTACATTAATGGCAGGCGTTATTTTAATCGTCATGGGATTGTTAAAACTTGGAAACATTATAAAATTTATTCCATATCCTGTAACAATGGGATTTACATCAGGAATTGCGTTAATAATTTTTTCTACGCAAGTGAAAGATTTTTTTGGACTCTCAATAACAAACGTTCCTGCAACATTTCTAGGCCAGTGGATTACGTATGCTACAAATATTCAGTTATTAAATCCATACGCACTGTTCATTTCAATATTATCGTTAGTTATTCTTACAAAATCAAAAAAAGTATTTTCGAAAATCCCTTCTCCAATAATCGCAATAATTGTTGGAATTGTTTTAGTTTATACATTTAATTTACCTGTTGAAACGATTGAATCTAAATTTGGACAGATTCCAAACAGCATTCCACTTCCAAGTCTTCCTGAACTGAACTTTCAAAAAATGGAACTTTTATTTCCAAGTGCACTTTCTATCGCATTTTTAGGAGCAATAGAATCATTAATGTGCGCTGTTGTTGCAGACGGTATGACCGGATATAAACACAATTCAAATAAAGAATTGGTTGGACAAGGAATTGCAAATATTGGGTCAGTATTGTTTGGAGGAATTCCTGCAACAGGAGCACTTGCACGTACTGCAACAAATATTAAAGCTGGAGCTACATCAAGATTATCTGGAATAATCCATTCAATAATGTTATTTTTATTTATGCTTTTGTTATCACCATTAATTTTAAAAATCCCCCTTGCTACACTTTCTGCAATACTTGTAGTTGTAGCATGGAACATGGCTGAAGTAAAACACTTTAAATCGATACTATTTAAATCCCCAAAAAGAGATAGAATCGTTTTACTCGTTACATTTCTGCTCACAATCTTCGTAAATTTAAATACGGCAATACAGATTGGAATGCTTCTTGCAGTGATTGTATTCATGCAGCGATTAATTGAAGTTAGCGAAATTTCTAACTTAAAAACCGTTCCACAGGAAGAAGATCCATATTCAATAACTTTAAAAGATGTTCCACCATGTATTGAAGTTTACGAAATAAACGGACCGTTTTTCTTCGGAATTGCGGATAAATTTAAAAGTACATTGAACGTCGTTGCCAAAAGAAAACCTTCTGCAATAATTCTTCGTATGCGAAATGTCCCAATAATTGATTCGACGGGAATAAAAAATCTCGAAGAATTCATCGAATCGTCTAAAATTCAAAATATATCGCTGATTATTTCTGGTGCAGACTATAAATTAAGAACTAAATTTGAAAAATACGGCCTTACTGATAAAATTGGTAATGAAAATATCTGCGAAAATATCGATTTAGCACTTGTTCGTGCAAGAGAAATAATAAAGATAAAACACCCTGAAACTGGTTTATGTCCAAAATAA
- a CDS encoding ABC transporter ATP-binding protein — translation MYKIISLEDVWKIYQMGEVEVQALKGVSLDVNKGDFVAIVGSSGSGKSTMMNMIGCLDVPTKGDVYLKSKNISNMTESELSELRGKTIGFVFQQYNLIPNMTALENVLLPLQIQEVNDSTAERSAERALKQVGLEDRMNNKPSQLSGGQQQRVSIARALACDPEIILADEPTGALDSATGKEIINLFTALWESGKTIIMITHDQKLAKYAKTIVELKDGKIINIIDNKPNAVHE, via the coding sequence ATGTACAAAATTATAAGCCTTGAAGATGTTTGGAAAATCTACCAGATGGGCGAAGTTGAGGTTCAGGCCCTGAAAGGAGTTTCTCTTGATGTAAATAAAGGTGATTTCGTCGCAATTGTTGGATCATCAGGTTCTGGAAAATCGACCATGATGAATATGATAGGATGCCTTGATGTGCCAACAAAAGGCGACGTTTACCTTAAATCTAAAAATATTTCGAATATGACTGAATCTGAACTATCTGAACTTCGTGGAAAAACCATTGGGTTTGTATTTCAGCAGTATAATTTAATTCCAAACATGACAGCACTTGAAAATGTGCTTTTACCATTACAAATACAGGAAGTAAATGATTCTACTGCAGAAAGATCTGCAGAACGAGCATTAAAACAGGTTGGCCTTGAAGACAGGATGAACAACAAACCATCACAGCTTTCAGGAGGTCAGCAACAGCGAGTATCAATTGCAAGAGCGTTAGCATGTGACCCTGAAATAATTCTTGCAGATGAACCTACAGGAGCGCTCGACAGTGCGACAGGTAAAGAAATTATAAATTTATTCACTGCCCTCTGGGAAAGTGGAAAAACAATTATTATGATTACACACGATCAAAAACTTGCAAAATACGCAAAAACGATTGTTGAATTAAAAGACGGAAAAATTATAAATATAATTGATAACAAGCCGAATGCGGTTCATGAGTGA
- a CDS encoding HEPN domain-containing protein → MLNVEEYFKNKEKLEGAYDFHTYKKNLEKERHAKSLVYAHLDKAKHNLAFVNQNIKSGNFQDWSIVGLYYAVYHAALALVAKKGFISRSHNATMIFLIKNYTNEFRDEELQLIDDLAITKKDATFYTDLKSERQKASYSTDAMFNESKVLELQKKSIDFVNKVEDIIED, encoded by the coding sequence ATGTTAAACGTTGAAGAATATTTTAAAAATAAGGAAAAACTTGAAGGTGCTTATGATTTTCACACCTACAAGAAAAATCTCGAAAAAGAACGCCATGCAAAGTCTTTAGTGTACGCACATCTTGATAAAGCAAAACATAATCTTGCATTTGTAAATCAAAATATTAAAAGTGGCAATTTTCAGGATTGGAGTATTGTTGGGCTTTATTATGCAGTTTACCATGCAGCACTGGCACTTGTCGCTAAAAAAGGTTTTATTTCAAGAAGTCACAATGCCACAATGATTTTTCTGATAAAAAATTATACAAACGAATTCAGAGATGAAGAACTGCAGTTGATCGATGACCTTGCAATAACTAAAAAAGATGCAACATTTTACACAGATTTAAAATCAGAACGTCAAAAAGCGAGTTATTCGACTGATGCGATGTTTAATGAGTCAAAAGTTTTAGAACTTCAGAAAAAATCAATTGATTTTGTAAATAAAGTTGAAGACATTATTGAAGACTAA
- a CDS encoding helix-turn-helix transcriptional regulator yields the protein MSSKVKIAIYVLIFIVSVIVLTSKFLYPPTVQVIVQGDTTYVQEVPNVYTLYDCMLMVLASFSLCLSTTLIYFTVRDLELSEKNNVNKIDLSDLNEHIGKIVSSKVDDKINGNTDEISNANFEVGNDLKTTENEEKLRMENFIKILKGNEKTIVKILMDHGEMTQSELFERTKIPKSTLSRTLSDLEVRGIVLRYEHGISKKVKLNKL from the coding sequence ATGAGTTCAAAAGTTAAAATAGCCATATATGTGCTGATATTTATCGTTTCAGTGATAGTATTAACCTCTAAATTTCTATATCCGCCAACAGTTCAGGTAATAGTTCAAGGGGACACCACGTATGTTCAAGAAGTTCCTAACGTGTACACTCTCTACGATTGCATGTTAATGGTTTTAGCATCATTTTCTTTATGTTTAAGTACAACTTTAATTTACTTTACAGTTCGCGATTTAGAGCTTTCAGAGAAAAATAATGTTAATAAAATAGATTTAAGTGATTTAAACGAGCATATTGGAAAAATAGTGTCTTCAAAGGTAGACGATAAAATTAATGGAAATACTGACGAAATTTCAAACGCTAATTTTGAAGTGGGAAATGACTTAAAAACAACCGAAAACGAAGAAAAATTAAGAATGGAAAATTTTATTAAAATTTTAAAAGGAAACGAAAAAACAATTGTAAAAATATTAATGGATCACGGGGAAATGACGCAGAGTGAACTGTTTGAAAGAACAAAAATTCCAAAATCAACCCTTTCAAGAACTTTAAGTGATTTAGAAGTTAGGGGAATAGTTTTAAGGTATGAACATGGAATAAGTAAAAAAGTAAAATTAAATAAATTATAA
- a CDS encoding class III signal peptide-containing protein, with translation MFKKLYSKKGQVSMEMGILVASAVAVAAIASYFYAVNVKYSDTHAGKTAKNTSDALINVTENVCGNISEITIP, from the coding sequence ATGTTTAAAAAATTATATTCAAAAAAAGGACAAGTTTCAATGGAAATGGGAATCTTGGTTGCGTCTGCAGTTGCAGTTGCAGCAATTGCAAGCTATTTTTATGCAGTAAATGTTAAATATTCGGATACACATGCTGGCAAAACTGCAAAAAATACAAGTGATGCCCTTATAAACGTTACAGAAAATGTTTGTGGCAACATTTCTGAAATAACTATTCCATAA